The proteins below are encoded in one region of Maribacter aestuarii:
- a CDS encoding SusC/RagA family TonB-linked outer membrane protein, with amino-acid sequence MNKKILSFLTLVSLLFFQGVIAQDNTISGTVTDDSGAPLPGVNVVEKGTSNGTSTDFDGNYTISVGNNAVLVFSSLGYETKEVSVNGQRTINTSLAEDASELDEVVVTALGIKKETKALGYSLTEVDAEEIATIKTPNAINSLQGKIAGVNISQNATGAAGSSRVIIRGSSSLSGENQPLYVVDGIPINNGNNGAASLWGGSDGGDGISSLNPDDIESISVLKGGAASALYGSRAAGGVIIVTTKSGKNQEGFGVEYSSQVTFDRVNTSLQDYQTEYGQGLLGAKPANTDAALEAGFNSWGPRFDGSPVPQWDGVSRPYSYTGNNVDRFYRTGTTFINTIAFTDAKENLSYRMSVSDLTNEDVLPNAGLNRKSFSLNTTAVLGKKLTNSVNAKYIIEKVQNRPRLSDSPGNANFTVGLLPGNLNVVDQLPATDENGFERQFTNNTFTTNPYFAAFNFRREDKRNRIIASTSLRYDFNDWLSLTGRMGIDNDVIRRTEVEPFGTGFKPRGGLTESERRTNQVDADIILAAERDITDKFAISALVGANSNHLRSENLFLGGNDFIVPGLEDIGNTVTQSRSRQYSERKIGSVYGSLELSYDRWAYITFTGRNDWFSTLSFPGKTTPNDDFYPSVNASLILSDAFAMPKIIDFLKLRGGYSEVAGGAQDPYTLGLTYQIFGNPLQGQPTGNISNGSVPNADLVAFSKSEYEIGLDLRMFGNRLSLDMAYYSNETTNDIVNVATSQTSGFNGASANLGKISNKGVEFLISGSPIRTSDFNWNVSLNGAYNEGLVIATDDVGSDVNLDEPRTRNVRITHIVGERYGTIVGVSYERDANGVIKYDIDADGVPRAVEGERKILGEGVPPLTLGFTNSFTYKNFNLNFLIDGKFGGQIFSGTNTLLYGFGLHKNTLEGRESGLTVSGIDNATDQAFTTTVAPENLQTYWGEINDIAEEFVEDSDYINFRQLSIGYTLPQKALENVFLTSVNVSLIASNLFYISRSIDNIDPESNYAVGNSQGLEYFGVPSSRNYGITVNLKF; translated from the coding sequence ATGAACAAAAAAATCTTAAGTTTTTTGACTCTGGTGTCATTGCTCTTTTTTCAGGGCGTAATTGCACAGGACAACACGATATCGGGCACGGTGACAGACGATTCTGGTGCACCTCTTCCCGGGGTCAATGTTGTGGAGAAAGGAACATCTAATGGAACTTCCACGGATTTTGACGGAAACTACACCATTAGTGTTGGAAACAATGCGGTCCTAGTGTTTTCATCCTTAGGGTATGAAACCAAAGAGGTCTCCGTAAACGGTCAACGTACAATAAACACTTCATTGGCGGAGGATGCTAGCGAATTAGATGAAGTTGTAGTTACCGCACTTGGTATTAAAAAGGAAACTAAGGCACTTGGGTACTCTTTAACGGAGGTGGATGCTGAAGAAATTGCGACTATTAAAACTCCAAACGCTATTAATTCCCTTCAAGGTAAAATTGCGGGTGTGAACATCTCTCAAAACGCTACAGGCGCAGCAGGCTCCAGTAGGGTAATAATTAGGGGCTCTAGTTCCCTATCCGGCGAAAACCAACCATTGTACGTAGTTGATGGAATACCAATTAATAATGGAAACAATGGCGCTGCAAGTTTATGGGGAGGTTCCGATGGTGGTGACGGTATTTCAAGCTTAAATCCTGACGATATTGAGTCCATTTCCGTGCTAAAAGGTGGTGCGGCTTCTGCGTTGTACGGTTCTCGTGCTGCAGGTGGGGTTATTATCGTTACCACAAAATCCGGTAAAAACCAAGAAGGTTTTGGTGTTGAATATAGTAGCCAGGTAACTTTTGACAGGGTGAACACTTCATTACAAGATTATCAAACTGAATACGGACAAGGACTTTTGGGCGCAAAACCTGCCAACACCGATGCGGCCTTAGAGGCTGGTTTCAATTCATGGGGTCCAAGATTTGATGGCAGTCCTGTACCACAATGGGATGGCGTATCAAGACCTTATTCTTATACCGGTAATAATGTAGATAGGTTCTACAGAACGGGCACAACATTCATCAACACCATTGCTTTTACAGATGCAAAGGAAAATCTTTCTTACAGGATGTCGGTATCCGATCTTACAAACGAAGATGTATTACCAAATGCAGGGTTGAACAGAAAATCGTTCTCTTTGAACACAACGGCAGTACTTGGTAAAAAGCTTACCAATAGTGTAAATGCCAAATACATAATAGAGAAAGTACAGAATAGACCAAGATTATCGGATAGTCCTGGGAATGCCAATTTCACTGTAGGTCTTCTCCCTGGAAACTTAAATGTAGTTGATCAATTACCGGCTACGGATGAAAATGGTTTCGAACGCCAGTTTACGAACAACACATTTACGACAAATCCATATTTTGCTGCCTTTAATTTTAGGCGTGAAGATAAAAGGAACAGAATCATAGCTTCGACTTCTTTACGTTATGATTTCAATGATTGGTTATCCTTAACTGGTAGAATGGGTATCGATAACGATGTTATCAGAAGAACCGAGGTGGAACCATTTGGAACTGGTTTTAAACCAAGAGGTGGCCTTACCGAGTCTGAGAGAAGGACCAATCAGGTGGATGCTGATATCATTTTGGCCGCTGAAAGAGATATTACGGACAAGTTCGCAATTTCCGCATTGGTTGGAGCAAACTCAAATCATTTAAGAAGCGAAAATCTTTTCTTGGGAGGTAACGATTTTATCGTTCCTGGACTTGAAGATATAGGAAATACGGTAACTCAGTCTAGAAGCCGTCAGTATTCAGAAAGAAAAATTGGGTCCGTTTATGGCTCATTAGAACTTTCCTATGATCGTTGGGCTTATATTACATTTACCGGAAGAAATGACTGGTTCTCTACCTTGTCGTTTCCTGGTAAAACGACACCTAACGATGATTTTTATCCATCGGTGAATGCTAGTTTAATATTGTCGGATGCTTTCGCTATGCCAAAAATCATAGACTTTTTAAAGCTTAGAGGTGGATATTCAGAAGTTGCCGGTGGGGCTCAAGATCCGTATACATTAGGATTGACCTATCAAATTTTCGGTAATCCACTACAGGGACAACCAACAGGAAATATTAGTAATGGAAGTGTTCCAAATGCAGATTTGGTGGCATTTAGCAAGAGTGAATATGAGATCGGACTTGACTTGCGTATGTTCGGCAATAGACTATCCCTTGACATGGCTTATTATAGCAATGAGACAACCAATGATATCGTAAATGTCGCAACTTCACAAACCTCAGGATTCAATGGGGCCAGTGCAAATCTTGGTAAGATTTCCAATAAGGGGGTTGAGTTTTTAATCAGCGGCTCACCAATTAGAACTTCGGATTTTAATTGGAATGTATCTTTGAACGGTGCTTACAATGAAGGTTTGGTAATAGCAACGGATGATGTTGGTTCCGATGTGAACCTGGATGAACCAAGAACCCGAAATGTAAGGATTACCCATATAGTAGGCGAAAGATACGGTACTATCGTAGGTGTTTCCTATGAAAGGGATGCTAATGGGGTAATCAAATATGACATTGATGCCGATGGTGTTCCAAGGGCGGTAGAAGGAGAGCGAAAAATTCTTGGGGAAGGAGTTCCGCCTTTAACGCTTGGTTTCACAAATTCATTTACCTACAAAAACTTTAACCTTAATTTCTTGATTGATGGTAAGTTTGGCGGACAAATATTTTCGGGAACAAATACCTTGCTGTACGGATTTGGCCTGCATAAGAACACTCTTGAAGGTAGGGAATCTGGTTTAACCGTTTCTGGTATAGACAATGCGACGGATCAAGCATTTACAACAACCGTTGCTCCAGAAAATTTACAGACTTATTGGGGAGAGATAAATGACATTGCCGAAGAATTTGTAGAAGATTCAGATTATATTAACTTCAGACAATTAAGTATTGGGTATACATTGCCACAAAAGGCGTTGGAAAATGTTTTCCTAACCAGTGTAAACGTTTCTTTAATTGCGTCTAACTTATTTTATATTTCTAGGAGTATAGACAATATAGATCCAGAAAGTAATTACGCAGTAGGAAATTCTCAAGGTCTGGAATATTTTGGTGTTCCGTCCTCAAGAAACTATGGTATAACTGTAAACTTAAAGTTTTAA
- a CDS encoding family 10 glycosylhydrolase translates to MIMIKSDLIKPLALTIALLLLSCNSQNGDKNKTSGFTTEEAEQVLEKPFKLWTWITANNDRPDDSFEEEFKKYADNDIEALLINTYGNPENLARLVPIAQKFNLEVHAWMFTLNRPGDKIAEQHPEWYAVSRDGKSCYDEPPYVGYYKWLCPTRKESREHILRLIEGLVKVEGVSSFHLDYIRYSDIFLPIGLLPKYNLIQDEELPRYDFCYCEVCVSEFEKIHHKNPKDFNNPAIDMEWKNFRLNRVKAIVDDAYEIAHANNKLLTAAVFPYPEMADHMVRQRWDKWNVDVVLPMIYNVFYNEEIDWIGYATKQGVEDLKEKDTELHTGIYVPGMSAEELKEAIHQAKTNGAMGVSFFDGPAITDEQWEVIKNSKKG, encoded by the coding sequence ATGATAATGATTAAATCTGATTTAATAAAACCCTTAGCCTTAACCATCGCACTTTTGTTGCTCTCCTGTAATTCTCAAAACGGGGATAAAAACAAAACTTCTGGTTTCACCACGGAGGAAGCTGAACAAGTTTTGGAAAAACCTTTCAAATTATGGACATGGATAACTGCAAATAATGATAGGCCAGATGATTCTTTCGAAGAAGAATTTAAAAAATATGCCGATAATGATATTGAGGCGCTTTTAATTAATACCTATGGCAACCCTGAAAATCTGGCTAGATTAGTTCCCATTGCCCAAAAATTTAATTTGGAGGTACACGCTTGGATGTTCACATTAAATAGACCTGGCGATAAAATTGCGGAGCAACACCCAGAATGGTACGCCGTAAGTAGGGATGGGAAATCTTGCTATGACGAACCACCTTACGTAGGCTATTATAAATGGTTATGCCCTACGAGGAAAGAATCTAGGGAACACATTCTAAGACTCATCGAAGGCCTTGTTAAAGTGGAAGGAGTAAGTAGTTTCCATTTAGATTACATCCGCTATTCGGATATATTTCTGCCCATAGGCCTACTTCCCAAATATAATTTGATTCAGGATGAAGAACTGCCCAGATATGATTTTTGTTACTGCGAAGTATGTGTATCAGAATTTGAGAAAATACATCATAAAAATCCAAAAGATTTCAATAATCCTGCGATAGACATGGAGTGGAAAAATTTTAGGTTGAACCGTGTAAAAGCCATTGTGGATGATGCTTATGAAATTGCTCATGCCAACAATAAGTTACTTACGGCAGCGGTATTTCCCTATCCAGAAATGGCCGATCATATGGTACGCCAACGTTGGGACAAGTGGAACGTTGATGTGGTTTTACCAATGATTTACAATGTGTTTTATAATGAGGAAATAGATTGGATCGGTTACGCCACCAAACAGGGCGTGGAAGATTTAAAAGAAAAAGATACCGAATTACATACCGGAATCTATGTGCCGGGTATGAGTGCTGAAGAATTAAAAGAGGCTATTCATCAGGCAAAAACCAATGGAGCAATGGGCGTTTCATTCTTTGACGGGCCTGCCATTACAGATGAACAGTGGGAGGTTATAAAAAATTCAAAAAAAGGTTAG
- a CDS encoding carbohydrate-binding family 9-like protein, translated as MKRTSLKTQKILSVVLFLIHTGCISLLAQYLPKSYIAQNISETLTIDGNMHEEAWQKAKWSEIFRDIEGDNEAAYQTRFKMVWDQTHLYIIADIKEPHVWATLKQKDTIIFYNNDFEVFIDPDGDTHNYYELEVNALNTIWDLFLSKPYRNNGKILGAWDFKRLKSEVKINGTLNNPSDIDQGWMVEMAIPWSFVTEPGGTVHIPKNEFWRMNFSRVNWDFYIKNGRYSRKKDSAGTYLHEHNWVWSPQGVINMHEPEHWGYVYFSTDAVGQESAFEIPQDEHIKWYLYELYRDIKDKNIGKIVWNEHKGRLQSEPKIILGKAITTVLEKNEFGSTLWTRSPFTNKKLVIHDDGKFETYDND; from the coding sequence ATGAAAAGGACATCCTTAAAAACTCAAAAAATATTGTCGGTAGTACTTTTTTTAATCCATACAGGTTGTATCTCACTATTAGCCCAATACCTGCCCAAAAGTTATATTGCCCAAAATATATCCGAGACCCTAACTATTGATGGAAATATGCATGAGGAAGCTTGGCAGAAAGCAAAATGGAGCGAAATTTTTAGGGATATCGAGGGAGATAATGAAGCCGCCTACCAAACTCGGTTTAAAATGGTATGGGACCAAACCCATTTATATATTATAGCGGATATAAAAGAACCACATGTCTGGGCAACGCTTAAACAAAAGGATACCATCATATTTTACAATAATGATTTTGAGGTTTTTATAGACCCGGATGGGGATACCCATAATTATTATGAACTGGAAGTGAACGCTCTTAATACTATTTGGGATTTGTTCCTATCAAAGCCGTATAGAAACAATGGTAAGATTTTGGGTGCATGGGACTTCAAGCGATTAAAATCTGAGGTGAAAATAAATGGAACACTAAATAATCCGTCGGATATTGATCAGGGTTGGATGGTTGAAATGGCCATTCCTTGGTCTTTTGTAACCGAGCCCGGAGGAACGGTGCATATACCAAAGAACGAATTCTGGAGAATGAATTTTTCCCGTGTAAATTGGGATTTCTATATTAAAAATGGGCGTTATTCCAGAAAAAAAGATAGTGCAGGAACATACCTACATGAGCATAATTGGGTATGGTCTCCACAAGGTGTCATCAATATGCATGAACCTGAACATTGGGGCTATGTTTATTTTTCTACGGATGCCGTGGGGCAAGAATCCGCTTTTGAAATTCCTCAAGACGAGCATATAAAGTGGTATTTATATGAACTTTACCGGGATATCAAGGATAAGAACATAGGGAAAATAGTTTGGAATGAGCATAAGGGACGGTTACAAAGTGAACCTAAAATTATATTGGGAAAAGCCATTACTACGGTTTTAGAAAAAAATGAATTTGGAAGTACCCTTTGGACAAGAAGCCCTTTTACAAATAAAAAATTGGTTATACACGATGACGGAAAATTTGAAACCTATGATAATGATTAA
- a CDS encoding sensor histidine kinase, giving the protein MQTTGRIRDFIGKTNSSTNYGVRYWHHILFWTAYFVFNTFRWSSIHDDFLYSLKTNLIGFPIHMALAYFNVYYLMPRFVYTQKYLTYTFAILASLVVMLLVKYNLTYYLAGPNVMPEGPGETTSLTLSYAVTTMIGEVYVISFFTAIKLTIDWLRESSKLHELEKRQLQTELRFLRSQVSPHFFFNTLNNIYSLTLEKSDKAPEVVLKLSELMRYLLYATKKQRQDLTSEIECIQNYIDLERIRFDNRLQIDMNISGNLDNYTIAPMLLVPLVENCFKHGASKNIGEMRIQIDLQVSKGFMNFNVSNTIPNASPISDFPTRSGGIGLSNVKKRLELGYKKNDYELSIFEENQMFNVILKLKVI; this is encoded by the coding sequence ATGCAAACGACAGGTAGAATAAGGGATTTTATAGGAAAAACAAATTCTTCTACTAATTATGGTGTTAGATATTGGCATCATATCCTATTTTGGACTGCATATTTTGTTTTCAACACCTTTAGATGGAGTAGCATCCACGATGATTTTTTATATTCCTTGAAAACCAATTTAATAGGGTTTCCTATTCACATGGCGCTTGCTTATTTTAATGTATACTATTTGATGCCAAGGTTCGTATACACCCAAAAATATTTGACTTATACCTTTGCTATTCTAGCATCTTTGGTGGTCATGTTATTGGTCAAGTATAATTTGACCTACTATCTTGCGGGTCCCAATGTAATGCCGGAAGGACCTGGAGAAACTACCAGTCTCACCCTTTCCTATGCGGTAACAACAATGATTGGTGAAGTATATGTAATCTCTTTCTTCACCGCGATTAAACTAACTATCGATTGGTTAAGGGAAAGTAGTAAGCTTCATGAATTAGAGAAAAGGCAATTACAGACAGAGCTACGGTTTCTGCGCTCACAGGTTTCTCCACATTTTTTTTTCAATACGCTTAACAATATCTATTCGCTAACCTTGGAAAAATCGGATAAGGCTCCCGAGGTGGTACTTAAATTGTCAGAACTAATGCGTTATTTGCTTTATGCAACTAAAAAACAACGCCAGGACTTAACTAGCGAAATTGAATGTATACAGAATTACATAGATTTAGAGCGGATAAGGTTTGACAACAGGCTTCAAATTGATATGAACATCTCAGGTAATCTGGATAATTATACCATCGCTCCCATGCTGCTGGTCCCTTTGGTCGAGAATTGTTTTAAACATGGTGCTAGTAAGAATATTGGTGAAATGAGAATACAGATAGATTTGCAGGTCTCGAAGGGCTTCATGAATTTTAATGTATCCAATACGATACCCAATGCAAGTCCTATATCAGATTTTCCTACTAGATCCGGAGGAATAGGCCTATCCAATGTTAAGAAGCGGTTAGAACTGGGTTATAAAAAAAATGATTACGAACTATCCATTTTTGAGGAAAATCAAATGTTCAATGTAATACTTAAGCTAAAAGTAATATGA
- a CDS encoding LytR/AlgR family response regulator transcription factor translates to MILKVIVVDDEPLAINVIKNYILRVTELQLEGTFSNAMDASSYLRDNQVDIMFLDINMPFLDGLEFLSTLHQKPFVIITTAHQEHALKSFELEAIDYLVKPIPLPRFLKSVDRVLGLKQGVQRNSNTSAAEKPSIFVKVDKKKLQKIFIDEIMVVESLKDYIRIITPTGKYIIHKTLSSFTDELPSDKFLRIHRSYTIAVDKVNVVEGNSVEIGGIRYTIGRSYLNDAKSRILNTSNE, encoded by the coding sequence ATGATTTTGAAAGTTATTGTCGTGGACGATGAACCTTTAGCTATCAATGTAATTAAGAACTATATTTTAAGGGTTACAGAATTACAGCTTGAAGGTACTTTTTCTAATGCTATGGACGCCTCTTCCTATTTGAGGGATAATCAAGTTGATATCATGTTCCTAGATATTAACATGCCTTTTCTTGACGGATTGGAGTTTTTAAGTACACTACATCAAAAGCCGTTCGTTATCATAACCACGGCACACCAGGAACATGCCTTGAAAAGTTTTGAGTTGGAGGCAATAGATTATTTGGTAAAACCGATACCGCTACCTCGTTTCTTAAAGTCGGTTGACAGAGTTTTAGGCTTGAAACAAGGCGTGCAAAGAAACTCGAATACCAGTGCGGCAGAGAAGCCGAGTATCTTCGTAAAGGTTGATAAGAAGAAGTTGCAGAAAATATTTATTGATGAAATCATGGTGGTCGAAAGCCTAAAGGATTACATCAGGATCATTACGCCAACCGGCAAATATATCATACATAAGACCTTGAGTAGTTTTACGGATGAATTACCTAGCGACAAATTTCTTAGGATTCACCGATCTTACACCATTGCCGTGGATAAGGTCAATGTAGTGGAAGGAAATAGTGTGGAGATAGGAGGTATACGATATACCATTGGCAGAAGTTATTTAAACGATGCGAAAAGTAGAATTCTAAACACCTCCAATGAGTAA
- a CDS encoding FG-GAP repeat domain-containing protein, which produces MNNWTFQWLSRFYEHNFIILILCCLWYTGGQGQQVENSKIGSNQVAGRELSNRYCASCHKFPEPELLDKETWKHSVLPNMALRLGLKMAGKYIPVNQDSIEVSLLKQYNTYPENPLISKEDWSKIEAYYLENAPKKLPLQLESSVKSINEFPFQVQSINIDDVKLPQVTLLEYNSHTSELYIGNYLKLYALKNDGTLSGEWTLDSYASDIEFSEKEENPLLLSIGKLVPSNQKLGTLDRLDTSGTSNTEPPIFSELQRPVNFESADLNMDGKTDLVLCSFGHTVGKLSWFDNYDASKEHVLSTQPGTRKIEIADFNNDGKPDIMVLMTQSYEGIKIFYNEGENKFREEQVLKFPPVHGLSYFELADFNKDSHLDILMTNGDNRDFSPINKPYHGVRIYMNDTKNNFKETYFFPMYDCNKAMARDFDGDGDLDIIAASLFVNYEGKSKVQDAVVYLTNNGGLNFEASLLPNPSHANWLTMEVADFNRDGLLDVILGAFVYDINEMFSIISATGISNLPQILLLTQKK; this is translated from the coding sequence ATGAACAATTGGACTTTCCAGTGGCTTTCCAGATTTTATGAGCACAATTTTATTATACTTATCCTTTGCTGTCTGTGGTATACGGGAGGACAGGGTCAACAAGTAGAAAACTCCAAAATTGGTTCCAACCAAGTGGCAGGAAGGGAACTCTCCAACCGGTATTGCGCCTCATGCCATAAATTTCCTGAACCTGAATTATTGGACAAAGAGACTTGGAAACATAGCGTTTTACCCAATATGGCGCTCCGTTTGGGGTTGAAAATGGCAGGTAAATATATTCCTGTCAATCAAGACTCCATTGAAGTAAGCTTATTAAAACAATACAATACCTATCCAGAAAACCCTTTAATTTCTAAAGAAGACTGGTCAAAAATAGAAGCATACTATCTTGAAAACGCTCCAAAAAAACTCCCGCTTCAATTAGAATCTTCGGTAAAATCAATAAACGAATTTCCCTTTCAGGTACAGTCCATAAACATTGATGATGTAAAACTACCCCAGGTCACCTTGCTTGAGTATAACTCCCATACTTCGGAATTGTATATTGGAAACTATCTGAAATTATATGCACTGAAAAATGACGGAACGCTTAGTGGTGAATGGACTTTGGATAGCTATGCCTCGGATATTGAATTTTCCGAAAAAGAAGAAAATCCGCTTTTATTATCCATTGGTAAATTGGTTCCTTCAAATCAGAAACTCGGTACACTGGATAGATTGGATACCAGCGGTACATCAAACACAGAACCTCCAATTTTTTCCGAGCTGCAACGTCCGGTAAACTTTGAAAGCGCAGATTTGAATATGGATGGAAAGACTGATTTAGTACTTTGTAGCTTTGGTCATACGGTGGGCAAATTGTCATGGTTCGATAATTATGACGCGTCCAAAGAACACGTTTTAAGCACCCAACCCGGTACGCGGAAGATTGAAATAGCTGATTTTAATAACGATGGGAAGCCGGACATAATGGTTCTGATGACGCAATCTTATGAGGGTATAAAAATCTTCTACAACGAGGGTGAAAATAAGTTTAGAGAAGAACAGGTACTCAAATTTCCGCCGGTTCACGGGCTAAGCTATTTTGAACTGGCGGATTTTAACAAAGATAGCCACCTAGACATCTTAATGACTAATGGTGACAATAGGGATTTTTCTCCCATAAACAAGCCTTATCATGGTGTACGCATCTATATGAACGATACTAAAAATAACTTTAAAGAGACCTATTTCTTTCCCATGTACGACTGTAATAAGGCTATGGCTAGGGATTTTGATGGTGATGGTGATTTGGATATCATCGCCGCCTCGCTTTTTGTGAACTACGAGGGCAAAAGTAAGGTGCAGGACGCCGTGGTATACCTTACCAATAATGGAGGATTAAATTTTGAAGCGTCATTGTTACCAAATCCGTCCCACGCCAATTGGTTGACCATGGAAGTAGCCGATTTTAATAGGGACGGTCTGCTGGATGTAATTCTGGGAGCATTCGTTTACGATATCAACGAGATGTTTTCAATAATATCCGCTACTGGTATTTCCAACCTGCCACAAATACTTTTATTGACCCAGAAAAAATGA